A region of the Chryseobacterium cucumeris genome:
TATTTGGAAACTGGCTCTTGAAATCAAGGGCAATCTGCCAGTTTGGATTGTTTCTGTATTTTGTTTTCTGGTAGGTTGAAAATCCTCTGTGAATAACTCCAAGGTTTTTAATGTCCTGTCCTAAAAGTCTTTCCAAAGCTCCGATCCATAAAGCAAGATCCGGATTTACAGGGTTTTTCACAAATACCGGTTTATCAGTTCCTCTTAAAGCCATTGCAATTTCCTGTACCGTAAATGGATTCACTGTAGAACGCGCTCCGATCCAAAGAACATCTACGTCTGCTTCTAAAGCTGCAAATACGTGGTGTGCATTGGCTACCTCAGTTGCTGTTTTAAAACCGTATTCTTCTTTTACTTTTTTCAGCCAGTTCAAACCGATCACTCCTACACCTTCGAAACCGTTGGGTTTGGTACGCGGTTTCCAGATTCCGGCACGGAAAACGGATACATTGGCATTGGATTCCTTAATTCTCCTGGCCGTTTCAAGCATCTGAGCTTCACTTTCCGCACTACATGGTCCTGCAATCATTAGTGGCTGTGTAAGCCCATCGATCCACTCATTTTTTAAATCATTTAAATTCATTATTCTAAATTTTATTGTTTTTTTATATTATTTATTCATTGACAGCAATAGCCCTTTGGATTATAAAATTTAATTTATAATTCTTTTCAAAAAATGCCGTTCAAAATTGTTTAAAGGAATCAGGAAAATAATAGGGCTCTACTTCTCCTGTATTTTTTGGAAAGAAATTCAGTTAACAGTACCAATAAAATCGGTAATACGTTCTGAAATTTCTATAATAAGAAGCAGAAAAACTAAAATAACCGCTAAAAAAATAATTAGCGGGTGCAAAAAAAGACTGATATGTGTTAATCAATTTTTCCATTATATCTGGAAATGTCTTGTTTTAGCGTTTCTGGTTTAATTTGTTTTTGTCAGAAACTTATTTCTGACAGAAATATTTGACAAATATATAAAAATTATGTCAAATCAAACTTCATTAAATCATCAAGATCTTTCAAAAGTGGATTTTTTTCTATAAACTTTTCAAATAATTTTCTCTTCGTCACCACCTCAATCTTCAGATTTTCAACGTCTCTGACGTATTCTACCTCAATAATATGATTCTGAATTTTTCTTTTAAAATGATTAAAAAATTCTCCACTTATTTTATCAAATTCCACTTTTGCAGAGTCTGACGGGAACAAAACTTTGATTTTATGCTCTTCAGCTTTTACCAGTTTAAAGGTTTTTACCGCATTAAATACAAAGTTATTTTTTACCTGAAGCTGTTTAAGCATAATTTTCCATTCCGTCTGCAGATCTGTATCTGTAAAATGGTTTTGAGGAAGATTTTCAGTTCTCACCACAACATCTTCTGCTGTTTCCACTTTATCTTCTTTATTCAAAAAGGAATTGATGCTGAAACCGGAGGATATTCCCGGTCTTGACAAAGGCTTGGTAGTTTTGGTCACAGAAACTTCCTGAACCATCTGAGTAGTAACAGACAGCTGTTCTGTTTTAACTTCTTTTTTCTCCGGAGTTTTTTCCGGCATTTTCACCTCCTGTTTCTCACTGAGAAACGGAGCCAGTATCAGGAATTT
Encoded here:
- a CDS encoding chorismate mutase, whose product is MNLNDLKNEWIDGLTQPLMIAGPCSAESEAQMLETARRIKESNANVSVFRAGIWKPRTKPNGFEGVGVIGLNWLKKVKEEYGFKTATEVANAHHVFAALEADVDVLWIGARSTVNPFTVQEIAMALRGTDKPVFVKNPVNPDLALWIGALERLLGQDIKNLGVIHRGFSTYQKTKYRNNPNWQIALDFKSQFPNIPMLIDPSHICGNRTGLADITQEALNVGYQGAIIESHCNPDEAWSDASQQITPEVLADLIGNLKVRSSNLAGFEGEMGRHRTLISDLDFQLIELLSQRMKISEKIGKLKKENDIAIFQPERWKVITEYATQKAKETGMSQEFIEKVFKAIHEESIEVQNNIMIER